The following are encoded together in the Salvia hispanica cultivar TCC Black 2014 chromosome 6, UniMelb_Shisp_WGS_1.0, whole genome shotgun sequence genome:
- the LOC125195857 gene encoding ubiquitin domain-containing protein DSK2b-like, whose protein sequence is MAADADSTAGVAAIQDVNVYIRCSNGSKFSVKTTLDSTVAEFKHVLAHNCDVPAEQQRLIYKGRILKDDQTLASYGLQADHTIHMVRGSAPAAASSPAPVPTGAGNTNTNAATQGGGVNPGGTGVAGTGASLFPGLGLGGLGGTGGASGLFGAGLPEFEQVQQQLTQNPNMMRDIMNMPAIQSLMNNPEIMRSLIMSNPQMREIIDQNPELAHILNDPSVLRQTLEAARNPELMREMMRNTDRAMSNIESSPEGFNMLRRMYENVQEPFLNATTIGGNAGSDTGSNPFAALLGNQGGLQTRDGANSTSATETGTAVPNVNPLPNPWSNTGGSQTTNANRPNLTGDTRPPPITGLGGLGLPDLERTGMSDPAAFGQLLQNPAVSQMMQNLLSNPQNMEQLMGLNPQLRSMLDTNPQLREMMQNPELIRQLTSSDMLQQMMALQQQLTRLRSTPDGDQTNQNRGTQNNMGLDMLMNMFGGLGAGGFAVPNAPDGPPEEVYATQLSQLQEMGFFNTEENIQALRATSGNVHAAVERLLGSLGQ, encoded by the exons ATGGCTGCCGATGCGGACTCCACTGCGGGGGTTGCGGCGATTCAGGACGTGAACGTATACATCCGATGCTCAAACGGCTCTAAATTTTCGGTGAAAACCACCCTCGATTCGACGGTCGCAGAATTCAAACATGTTTTGGCGCACAATTGCGATGTTCCTGCTGAACAACAGCGCTTGATCTACAAGGGCCGGATCTTGAAAGATGACCAAACCCTAGCTAGTTATG GTTTGCAGGCAGATCACACTATTCACATGGTTCGTGGTTCTGCACCAGCTGCTGCATCTTCTCCTGCTCCCGTTCCTACTGGTGCTGGGAACACCAACACTAATGCTGCAACTCAGGGTGGTGGTGTGAATCCCGGGGGTACTGGGGTGGCTGGTACGGGTGCATCCTTGTTTCCAGGGCTTGGCTTAGGTGGACTAGGTGGTACTGGGGGGGCATCTGGATTATTTGGAGCCGGACTTCCAGAATTTGAACAGGTGCAGCAACAACTAACTCAAAATCCTAACATGATGAGGGACATAATGAACATGCCTGCCATTCAGAGTTTGATGAACAACCCTGAGATTATGCGCAGCCTAATTATGAGTAACCCTCAAATGCGTGAGATAATTGATCAGAACCCTGAACTTGCTCACATATTGAATGATCCTAGTGTCCTTCGACAAACATTAGAAGCAGCAAGGAACCCTGAGCTAATGCGTGAAATGATGCGAAACACTGACAGAGCGATGAGCAACATTGAATCGTCTCCTGAGGGATTCAATATGCTCAGGCGCATGTACGAAAATGTGCAAGAACCCTTCCTGAATGCAACAACCATAGGTGGTAATGCTGGATCTGATACTGGATCTAATCCATTTGCAGCACTCCTGGGGAACCAAGGGGGGTTACAAACTAGAGATGGAGCTAATTCAACAAGTGCAACTGAAACAGGAACAGCTGTTCCAAATGTCAATCCACTTCCCAATCCATGGAGCAATACTG GAGGTTCTCAAACAACCAATGCTAACAGACCTAATCTAACTGGTGATACGAGGCCACCCCCAATTACTGGACTGGGAGGACTTGGTCTTCCTGATTTAGAGCGCACAGGCATGAGTGATCCTGCTGCATTTGGTCAGCTGTTGCAAAATCCGGCTGTGTCTCAGATGATGCAGAACTTGCTTTCAAACCCTCAAAACATGGAACAA CTCATGGGTTTGAATCCTCAACTGCGAAGCATGCTTGACACGAACCCTCAATTAAGAGAAATGATGCAAAACCCAGAACTTATTCGACAGTTGACCTCATCTGATATGTTGCAG CAAATGATGGCTTTGCAGCAACAACTTACTCGGCTGCGGTCAACCCC GGATGGAGACCAGACTAATCAAAATAGAG GAACACAAAATAATATGGGTTTGGACATGCTGATGAATATGTTCGGTGGACTTGGAGCTGGTGGCTTTGCTGTTCCTAATGCCCCTGATG gGCCCCCAGAAGAAGTGTATGCAACTCAGCTATCACAACTACAAGAGATGGGTTTCTTCAACACAGAAGAAAACATCCAAGCACTCCGTGCCACTTCAGGAAATGTGCATGCAGCTGTTGAACGACTTCTAGGAAGCCTGGGGCAATAG